A portion of the Bufo gargarizans isolate SCDJY-AF-19 chromosome 7, ASM1485885v1, whole genome shotgun sequence genome contains these proteins:
- the LOC122943844 gene encoding cellular nucleic acid-binding protein isoform X2, whose product MSSNECFKCGRSGHWARECPTGGGGVGGGGVGVGRGRGGGRGRGRGGFNSSRDICYRCGESGHLAKDCDLQEDACYNCGRGGHIAKDCKEPRKEREQCCYNCGKPGHLARDCDHADEQKCYSCGEFGHIQKDCTKVKCYRCGETGHVAINCSKTSEVNCYRCGESGHLARECTIEATA is encoded by the exons ATGAGCAGCAACGAGTGCTTCAAGTGTGGACGCTCCGGTCATTGGGCCAGGGAGTGCCCtactggaggtggtggtgttggtggcggCGGTGTTGGTGTTGGACGTGGCAGAGGTGGTGGAAGAGGTCGTGGACGTGGTGGATTTAACTCTTCCAGAG ACATTTGTTATCGTTGTGGCGAGTCTGGCCACCTTGCTAAGGATTGTGATCTACAAGAAGATG CTTGCTATAATTGTGGAAGAGGTGGACATATTGCGAAGGATTGCAAGGAGCCAAGgaaagagagagagcagtgttgcTATAACTGTGGCAAACCTGGTCATCTTGCTCGAGACTGTGACCATGCTGATGAACAAAAGTGTTATTCTTGTGGAGAGTTTGGTCACATTCAGAAAGACTGCACCAAAGTGAAATGCTACAG GTGTGGTGAGACTGGGCACGTAGCCATCAACTGCAGCAAGACCAGTGAAGTCAACTGTTATCGCTGTGGGGAGTCGGGGCACCTTGCACGGGAATGCACGATTGAAGCTACAGCTTAA
- the LOC122943844 gene encoding cellular nucleic acid-binding protein isoform X1 yields MSSNECFKCGRSGHWARECPTGGGGVGGGGVGVGRGRGGGRGRGRGGFNSSRGFQFISSSLPDICYRCGESGHLAKDCDLQEDACYNCGRGGHIAKDCKEPRKEREQCCYNCGKPGHLARDCDHADEQKCYSCGEFGHIQKDCTKVKCYRCGETGHVAINCSKTSEVNCYRCGESGHLARECTIEATA; encoded by the exons ATGAGCAGCAACGAGTGCTTCAAGTGTGGACGCTCCGGTCATTGGGCCAGGGAGTGCCCtactggaggtggtggtgttggtggcggCGGTGTTGGTGTTGGACGTGGCAGAGGTGGTGGAAGAGGTCGTGGACGTGGTGGATTTAACTCTTCCAGAG GGTTCCAATTCATTTCTTCATCTCTTCCAGACATTTGTTATCGTTGTGGCGAGTCTGGCCACCTTGCTAAGGATTGTGATCTACAAGAAGATG CTTGCTATAATTGTGGAAGAGGTGGACATATTGCGAAGGATTGCAAGGAGCCAAGgaaagagagagagcagtgttgcTATAACTGTGGCAAACCTGGTCATCTTGCTCGAGACTGTGACCATGCTGATGAACAAAAGTGTTATTCTTGTGGAGAGTTTGGTCACATTCAGAAAGACTGCACCAAAGTGAAATGCTACAG GTGTGGTGAGACTGGGCACGTAGCCATCAACTGCAGCAAGACCAGTGAAGTCAACTGTTATCGCTGTGGGGAGTCGGGGCACCTTGCACGGGAATGCACGATTGAAGCTACAGCTTAA